GGTGCTGTCTGATGGAACAGGAAGAATTCAGCTTGGAGGAGAacatcctgctgcccagggaaatcAGTACCACAACTACAACCAAGCAAAAtcattgctgcttttccacacCACTAACTCTGTCCAGTAACCATAAAACCTTTTCACACTAGAGAAGGGCAGCTTAAAATTGTTAAAACCTTCAGCATGAACCCAAATCCTGCAGTTCTGAGGCAACACCTGAgaagctgcttctctgcagctttggGCTCTGTTAGTCTCTAATTTTGAATCAGTTTTCTGGCGCTAACAATGATCAGACACAAGGTTTGGCTCCACGTGCAGTAgctgaacagaaagaaatgtttaattttaaataaactaaTCAAACTTGCCTTTTGGCTGCCGAGTGTTTCAGGTCCCGTGGAAGTTCAGGATGCCCGAGGAGGCTGAgggctctgccttccctgtgcccagtggaacaggctgctggcctggggagggggcatGGAGgttaaaaggttaaaaatatgCTAATGAGAACAGCACTAGCTGTGTACAGATCtaataaattacaaaattgTGTTTTCAGACAAAATGTCTTTTCACACACTGCCTTGAGTGGATCTCATGTCAGGCAGACGGTTCCCGGGGATTTGCGGGaagcaggagctccagcacaaacaaggcaggagcagggctggctttggCCTGCACTCAGCCTTGGTGTGACCTGCCCGCGGCACGAAGGAGGTTTGGGACACGTCCCTCAGTGCGGCAAGGGAGGGGATGGCGATCCCGGGGCGAGGGAAGAGCGGCGGCTCTGGGGACGCTTCTAATCAGGCAGTACGAGGGGCAGCCCCACCCGAGTCAGGCGCCACGAGAGGCGGCCCCGTGGCGGGCGGGCCTTCCAAGCCAGGCCTGCGCGGCGCAGTGCCTGTCACGATGGCAACGGGGTCCTTCTCTGAGCGCGGCGCACAGCATGGCGGCGCCCTTGCTGAGCGCGGCGCTTCGCGGGgcccgcggcgggcggcgcTTCGGAACGGCCGGTGAGAGACGGGGGAAGCAGGGGAGCCCCGAAACCTACCGGGGAGCGGGGGGCGAAGGGAAGGGTGCTCTCGGACGGCTGTGTCCCGAACGCCAGGCCTTGTCACTAATGGTGTGCCCCAGGGTTCAATACTGGGCCCAGTGTTGTTTGAGGGTGCCCGTAGCCCTGAGTGCTGTGAGCCCTTCAGAGGgacctggccaggctggggagaaggGCAGAGAGAAACTGCCCGAAGTTCAGCACGGGGAAGTGCAGGGTCCTTCACCTGTggaggaacagccccaggcaccaGCCCAGGCCGGGACTGAGTGcctggagaagcagctctgtggggaaggagctggggctcctGGTGGCCAAGGAGCTGCCGATGAGCAGCACTGTGCCCGAGGGCACAAGGAGGGCGCTGGTGTCCCAGGGTGCATTAGGAGAGcatttccagcaggtcagggggcgatgctgcccctgtgcccagccctggccaggcctcccctggagcagtgtccagctctgggctcctcaggatgGGACacggagctcctggagcaggtcctgtggagggccacaaagatgctcTGGGGACTggggcagctctgtcctggggaaggctgagggtgctggggctgagagGGGCCcgtccctgtgtgtccctgtctgcagggagggcagagcagggcccaggctctgctccaggaacccagcaatggcaccagagtCCACAGAAAATTCCACCTGGACATGAGGCAGAACTTCGTCCCTGTGCAGTGCCCAACCCTGAACAGACTGTCCAGCGAGGgtctccctcactggggatattccagaaccatctggacactgtcctgtgctctgggatgagccTGCTGGAGCCATCTGGACActgtcctgtgctctgtgccctgggctgagcctgctggagcagggaggtgggatcAGCTGGCtctggtcccttccagcctcgCCTATCCTGTGTCTCCATGATGGTGCCTGTGGGAGGTGGGGATGGCTCTGGCCCTGTCCTtgctctgcccatcccaggCTCGTTTCCCCCCTTCTGACCCCCCTGGCACGTGTGTTTCCCCCCAGCCGTGCTCTGGAAGAGGGCAGCCCCTCTGGGGCCCATGCCCAACGAGGATGTGGACGTGgggagcctgcaggagctgcagcgcTACCGGAGCTTTGCGCGCTACCTGCGGCAGGCGGAGCgggcgggccgggagcggcgctGGTGGAACACCTACCGCAAACACAGCGAGCCCCCCGCAGGTACCGCGGCCACAGAGCACCCctggggccctggcacagcctctgtgccctgtgcagagGGCAGTGTCTCCAGGGAAAAGGGGTTttccagagggagggaggcttGTAGGAGCGTTGCGGGGCGGGACGGTGCGGACGGGCAGAgaccagagatctctgcagccaggtctggaacttggggtttattgcaaagggcctgggtgcagggccctgctgggagctgccagccacagctcagagcaggccccaAAGAGGAGCCCCAAaaagagagagtgagagagcaaagaataaaagcaagagGGAAAGACAGCaaagttcccattacaatacaataaatcttcttctgtgctgaatattctgattctcactaaccaatctagtacaagatacaaatcctacagcatttacatacagcctataagaatcactacattaccacactgtgttacattttaaaccctaaaaactcctctttggccccttctgccaagctgtagggtctgctctgccccttggagatgtctgcaagcagagggtgttgttccatcaaaaggggatcaccttcagccagccacatcattgttttccagttgttcagtaactgagggatctcacagcttgctttcatttcaatctcacttatagtttctatattctcaaaatcttttgccagacaatcatatttataaggctttcctgtttcatcttccccaacagagGCTGGCCAGGACCTGCCAAATGAAACAGagtgtcaccatgatattttctgaaaaattctctttgcccaggattttctcctgggaagctgagaagcctcagaaaataatgaaaacaataattacctgattgcttgggaatgtggtctggagatagtttaccaacaggtgcatctttgattggttccatgtgaattgtttttaattaatgaccagtgaccatcagctgtgtcagactctgagtcACGAGCTTTCATCATCATTCttgtctagccttctgatgtatcctttctctttctttagtatagttttagaatataatataatataatataatataatataatataatataatataatataatataatataatataatataatataatataatataatataatataatataatataatataatataatatataaatcagccttctgagaacatggagtcagattctcatctctcacctcgtcctggggacctcacaacaccacagtGGAGCAAAGAAGGGATTCCTTGGAGCCCTGGTGGTGCCACAGAGCAGACCAGGAGCCAGAGCTTCAGGTCTGCAGCAGATaacacagctgggaatgggagggccatgagctggggaaggaggtgcAGAGGGGACAGAATCAAGTCCTGGTTGTCCTTTCAGGTCTTTTCTAGTGGGAGGTTATTGAAAATCAGGCAACCCCAACATCTGGGATTGACTCCAAGGCTTTGGAATGCTGAACATTTGCTTTAttaatactatactatattatattatactataactatactacaTCATACTTACTTTTAACTATTGAAAAATACTACTCAAAAACTGATGACCATCTCCTGACAGTCAGGACAGAGCTTGGACCTGATAGGCTAATTAACATAAACAATTCcaccagaatccaatcaagCAATCAccttgggtaaacaatctccagaacattccacatgagcacaaatACAGGAGCAGCAAAGGAGATAAGAATCGTTTTGATCattcttctctctgttcagagggcaTGTGAATACCACAGGAGGTGTCCTTGTCCATGGCAGGGTTGGGAGTGGATGGTCTTcaacccaaacccctcccagcccaaacccttctgtgatcCTGATCTCTGGAAGTCCCTGTCTCACACTCTCAGGCTTTTCACAGGGGTTTgtgtttgggtggtttgggtgcTCACATGTCTCACCTGCTCTCTTTTCACCCCTCCCCGAAGAGCCCCAGACAGACATTGGCCTGCCACGTGAGAGGCTGTCACGGGCAGAGGAGctcaaggaaaggaagaggatcCTGAGGGAGAACCGCCAGAATGCTGAGATGGAGCGGGCGGCACGGCTCCGGACTGGTCAgtgccccagcacctcccttcctgctccagctgctctgggtgtccagctgctgcctctgcatccTCCCTCTGTCCTTGCAGTGCTCATTCCCCTCGACGAGGTCAGGGCTGAGTGGGAGAGGACCAGTGGCCCGTTCCACAAGCAGCGCGTGGCCAAGCACTGCGGGGTGTTCCGGGACCTGTTCAAGGGAGCCACCTTCACCCCCTGGGTGGCCCTGAGGGTGCACTACAGCCAGGAGGACGAGCACCTCGTGCCAGTCTACTATGGGAACATGGTGACTCCATCAGAGGTGTGTGAGGGGAGCTGGGAACAACTTGGAGCCCCTGGGAAGCCTCTTTGTGACAGATTCTTCCAAAGGGCATGGCTCATTCCAGGGGATGCCTTTTACAAGGGTGTTTCCTCTGTGCTGAAGGAAAATACTTTATGGATGTGATAGGGACAGTGATTGTAGGTTGTCTGGCAGGAGGCTGATGGTTATTTATGCCCTGGTGGATTCCTCAGTGGCCTGGCAGGGCCCGGTCTGTGTTGTGTCCCAGCCTTGCCCAGACACAGTTCATGGGAGCTGTTGTGTGAGTGACTTACATTCTCTTTGTGTTGCTCTTTTAGGCTTCCAGTCCCCCTGCAGTGTCATACGAGGCAGACAAAGGCTCCCTCTGGACCTTGTTGCTCACAAATCCAGGTGAGCAGCAAGTTCTTTAAAGGAATGTGTTTAAACTGGGTTGTTTCACTCAGCTTTTGGTTAACTCCTGATTTTTATGGCTGCACTGGGATGATGAACACTGGAAgttcaaggccagtttggagcagcctggtctagtggaaggtgcccctgcccatggtagggggtgggatgagatgagctttaaggtcccttccagccccaactgtgctgtgattctgtgatgttttATCTGTTAGACTGGGACATGTTACGTATGGAGGAAAGATTGTAGCCTCCCCAAATCTGCAGCAGTTGAGAGAAGGGACAGTGACACAACAGGACCTGTGTCTTACTACAGAGGAAACAATTTCCTGACTCCCATCTTTTTTTACCTCCAAACTCCCTTCCTCGGCAGTCTGCCTGACACTGTTCACCCTGAGAGACCAAGGCACAGTGAAGGATGCAGCTGCCCAAGAAGATTTCAAGAATCTTGGAATTAGATCTGCAGAGTTCTTTGCTCTTTGTTTTAAACTCAGTCCTATAGGAATGAGTTCCTTTCCTGCTAGGGAAGGAATGCTGGGAGGTCTTGAGCTGCTCCCTCTGGTCAAAGCAGGTCTGGGCATTCTCACTTTGGGTGGATGCTGGCACCAGAGTGTCCCTAAGTCCCTTTTCCCTGTTGTGTGTTGGCAGATGGACATTTGAGGGATGCAGACTCGGAGTACCTCCACTGGCTGGTGTGAGTACATCAGAGCCAGGTGCTCTGTGCTTGTGGGCTGGGCAGAAACTCCTCCAACAGCCCAGAATCCATGACTTTTACTGGTGCTCCTGCCATCAGCTCCTTTAGCCCTGTGTTCTTGGTCCTGCTAAGGATGCAGGAGTTCCAGATCTTGCTGCTGTTCCACATTGCAGtcactgggtgggatttttgctgTGGTGAAAGCAATCTCTGTTATCTGTTCCCTTATCAGAAGGGGCAAAAATCACATCACAGCATAGGAGAGGGATTTTCAGTCCTGGATGAATCTGCTGGAAGGAAATGGGTGTAAATGTGTTTGTGCTCAGGACCAACATCCCAGGCAGTGACATCAAGGCTGGTAAGGAGATGTGCCACTACCTGCCCcccttccctgccatggggacaggctACCACCGCTTCATCTTCCTGCTCTTCAAGCAACACAGTCCCATCGACTTCAGCCAGGACGCTCGGC
Above is a window of Camarhynchus parvulus chromosome 18, STF_HiC, whole genome shotgun sequence DNA encoding:
- the MRPL38 gene encoding 39S ribosomal protein L38, mitochondrial — its product is MAAPLLSAALRGARGGRRFGTAAVLWKRAAPLGPMPNEDVDVGSLQELQRYRSFARYLRQAERAGRERRWWNTYRKHSEPPAEPQTDIGLPRERLSRAEELKERKRILRENRQNAEMERAARLRTVLIPLDEVRAEWERTSGPFHKQRVAKHCGVFRDLFKGATFTPWVALRVHYSQEDEHLVPVYYGNMVTPSEASSPPAVSYEADKGSLWTLLLTNPDGHLRDADSEYLHWLVTNIPGSDIKAGKEMCHYLPPFPAMGTGYHRFIFLLFKQHSPIDFSQDARPTPCYSLKMRTFSTFDFYRKHKDAMTPAGLAFFQCQWDSSVTSTFHQLLNMREPVFEFVRPPPYHPPQVKFPRHQPLRYLDRYRDTQEPTYGIY